A genomic region of Vibrio sp. 10N contains the following coding sequences:
- a CDS encoding AAA family ATPase, with the protein MNQAQTELNRLITEVGKSVIGQQHVVTALVVGLITNGHILLEGLPGTAKTRSIKSLAERLSTSFGRIQFTPDLLPSDVTGTEIYQDVDGKPQLHFQAGPIFNSIVLADEINRAPAKVQAALLEAMAEGTVTVGGDSHKLPELFMVLATQNPIEQEGTYPLPEAQMDRFIMKVTVDYPEDDAERDIIRLVRNEERAAGGVNSSKQVDESESVTISTDSVFAARCEMPDIEVSELVENYIVNLVMATRQPERYPESSLADWILVGSSPRASIALDKCSRAYAWLQGRNYVEPDDVRAVANMVLGHRVALSYNALAEQVTQQDVVNHLLDVVAVG; encoded by the coding sequence ATGAATCAAGCACAAACAGAACTCAACCGCCTAATCACAGAAGTGGGGAAGTCGGTAATAGGCCAACAACATGTGGTGACAGCGCTGGTAGTTGGGTTGATCACCAATGGTCATATACTGTTAGAAGGTTTGCCTGGTACAGCAAAAACGCGTTCCATTAAGTCCTTGGCCGAGCGTCTAAGTACCAGTTTTGGGCGCATTCAGTTCACACCAGACCTATTGCCTTCCGATGTTACGGGCACAGAAATTTACCAAGACGTCGATGGCAAACCTCAGCTTCACTTTCAAGCTGGCCCTATCTTCAATAGCATCGTTCTAGCCGATGAAATCAACCGTGCCCCTGCAAAAGTACAAGCAGCACTCCTTGAGGCTATGGCGGAAGGTACAGTTACAGTGGGTGGCGATAGCCATAAATTGCCAGAGCTGTTTATGGTGCTGGCAACGCAAAACCCGATTGAACAAGAGGGTACTTACCCACTGCCAGAGGCGCAGATGGATCGCTTCATCATGAAAGTTACGGTGGATTACCCAGAAGATGACGCTGAGCGCGATATCATTCGTTTGGTACGAAATGAGGAGCGCGCAGCAGGTGGAGTTAACAGCTCGAAGCAAGTGGATGAATCGGAGTCAGTGACCATCTCAACCGATTCCGTGTTTGCCGCGAGGTGTGAAATGCCAGATATCGAAGTTTCAGAACTGGTTGAAAACTATATTGTTAACCTTGTTATGGCGACAAGACAGCCCGAGCGCTACCCAGAGTCCTCACTCGCAGATTGGATCCTTGTTGGCTCATCGCCGCGCGCTTCTATTGCTCTAGATAAGTGCAGCCGAGCCTATGCTTGGTTACAGGGTCGCAATTATGTCGAACCTGATGATGTAAGAGCGGTTGCCAATATGGTACTTGGCCATAGAGTTGCTCTGTCTTACAACGCATTAGCAGAACAAGTGACGCAGCAAGATGTAGTTAATCACTTGCTTGATGTTGTGGCTGTTGGCTAA
- a CDS encoding multiheme c-type cytochrome, which produces MGVVFRVLGTLVILLASVSSYGKDSELSAANHLQADYVGSQVCVRCHQDEVTKWKDSDHERAMDHATSESVLGDFDNVSFEFNGKENRFFKKGEQYWVNIEGPDGQFHDYQIRYTFGHYPLQQYMVEFEDGRVQLIPFTWDARDKSQGGQRWYHLYPDTTTNDEFYWTNTGQNWNFMCADCHSTNLEKNYDKATNRYTTQWSEITVGCEACHGPASIHVMVSKQENPAGFSPTNHYGFDRDLTKAVSKWVYQEGHSTLQPQSINPTQQVKVCAQCHSRRVQISEQYDHVQGDVFDRYLIANLTPELYHSDGQIYDEVYVFGSFEQSKMAQKGVTCTNCHDPHSAKLNIPEEAVCAQCHIASEYTPQNHTFHQAGSKASQCTTCHMPETTYMEVDPRRDHSWHVPRPDMSKHIGTPNVCTSCHEDKDAEWASKALSQWFPDSSYQNSQHYGIAFYAADIGHPAAADALSYIAQDINQLPIVRASALQRMAGFQGQNSLIALGRAVKNDQAMIRIGAIQGSAPYPAHQRWQIISPLLTDEVLAVRAEAAGALAQYWRELNPLQKEQLKDPLQDYINIQQYNADRGFGRTNLGNLYAAQGKAQQAITEYQGAIAIEPYFENSYINLADLYRTQGDEASAEKTLALGMKNQPKSAAIHYSAALTKLRKGDKASASQLLARTTELEATNPQYWFVYGLSMETVNVNTAVDALDKAYQLSRNPEHLFSLCDLMLKYKHQGASQCLSQLSTLAPPEVIQQLKSRY; this is translated from the coding sequence GGAAAGACTCAGACCACGAGCGAGCAATGGATCATGCGACGTCTGAGAGCGTATTGGGCGATTTTGATAATGTCAGCTTTGAGTTCAATGGAAAGGAAAACCGTTTTTTCAAAAAGGGTGAGCAATACTGGGTCAATATAGAGGGGCCAGATGGTCAATTTCATGATTATCAGATTCGGTATACCTTTGGTCACTATCCTTTGCAACAGTATATGGTTGAGTTTGAAGACGGTCGAGTGCAGCTTATTCCTTTTACCTGGGACGCCAGAGACAAGTCACAGGGTGGCCAACGTTGGTACCACCTCTATCCCGACACGACAACCAACGACGAGTTTTATTGGACCAATACCGGGCAGAACTGGAACTTTATGTGTGCGGATTGCCACTCGACCAACCTTGAGAAAAACTACGATAAAGCGACCAATCGTTACACCACCCAATGGTCAGAAATAACGGTAGGTTGTGAAGCTTGCCATGGTCCCGCCAGCATACACGTGATGGTGTCTAAGCAGGAAAATCCGGCTGGTTTTTCGCCTACGAACCACTATGGCTTTGATCGTGATTTAACCAAAGCCGTGTCCAAGTGGGTCTATCAAGAGGGGCACTCTACGCTTCAACCTCAGTCAATAAACCCTACACAACAAGTAAAAGTATGTGCTCAGTGCCATAGCCGACGAGTTCAAATTTCGGAACAGTATGATCATGTACAAGGGGATGTGTTTGATAGGTACCTCATAGCCAATTTAACCCCTGAGTTATATCATTCTGACGGCCAAATTTATGATGAAGTCTATGTGTTTGGCTCATTTGAACAATCGAAAATGGCGCAAAAAGGCGTCACTTGTACCAATTGTCACGACCCACACTCGGCAAAGCTGAACATTCCCGAAGAAGCAGTGTGCGCCCAGTGTCATATCGCGTCCGAATATACACCTCAGAACCACACATTTCACCAAGCTGGTTCTAAAGCGAGTCAGTGTACAACCTGCCATATGCCAGAGACCACTTATATGGAAGTGGATCCAAGGAGAGACCACAGCTGGCATGTACCAAGACCAGACATGAGCAAACATATTGGCACGCCAAACGTCTGTACCTCTTGTCATGAAGACAAAGACGCAGAATGGGCGAGCAAGGCGTTGTCTCAATGGTTTCCAGACTCGAGCTACCAGAACAGTCAGCATTACGGTATTGCTTTTTACGCCGCCGATATAGGACATCCTGCGGCGGCGGATGCCTTGTCTTACATAGCACAAGACATCAATCAGCTACCTATTGTCCGAGCCTCGGCACTACAAAGAATGGCAGGTTTTCAAGGTCAAAACAGTTTAATAGCGCTTGGACGAGCGGTAAAAAACGACCAAGCGATGATTAGAATTGGCGCTATTCAAGGAAGCGCACCCTATCCGGCGCATCAGCGTTGGCAGATTATTTCACCGTTACTTACCGACGAGGTATTAGCCGTTCGAGCTGAAGCGGCGGGTGCTCTAGCTCAATACTGGCGGGAGCTAAATCCACTGCAAAAAGAACAGCTCAAGGACCCGCTGCAGGACTATATTAATATTCAACAATACAACGCAGACCGAGGGTTTGGCCGAACCAATCTGGGCAATCTTTACGCGGCTCAAGGGAAAGCACAACAGGCGATCACAGAGTACCAAGGCGCGATCGCGATTGAGCCGTATTTCGAGAACAGTTACATCAATCTTGCTGATCTTTATCGAACTCAAGGAGATGAAGCGTCAGCTGAGAAAACACTCGCGCTGGGTATGAAAAACCAACCAAAGTCTGCTGCCATTCACTACAGTGCGGCGCTAACAAAACTAAGGAAGGGCGATAAAGCCTCCGCCAGTCAGTTACTGGCAAGGACGACCGAGCTAGAAGCAACGAACCCTCAATACTGGTTTGTTTATGGGCTATCAATGGAAACTGTGAACGTGAATACAGCCGTTGATGCGTTAGACAAAGCTTATCAGTTAAGTCGAAACCCAGAACATCTGTTTTCTCTGTGTGACCTTATGCTCAAGTACAAGCATCAAGGGGCTTCGCAATGCTTGAGTCAACTGTCTACACTTGCACCACCAGAAGTTATACAGCAGCTAAAATCACGCTATTAG